A genome region from Cyprinus carpio isolate SPL01 chromosome B23, ASM1834038v1, whole genome shotgun sequence includes the following:
- the dpm1 gene encoding dolichol-phosphate mannosyltransferase subunit 1, which yields MASRRGNAKTGEQSDKYSVLLPTYNERENLPLIVWLLVKYFGESGYNYEIIVIDDGSPDGTLQIAEQLQKIYGADKILLRPRAKKLGLGTAYIHGIKHASGNFVIIMDADLSHHPKFIAQFIEKQKEGGYDLVSGTRYRGDGGVYGWDLRRKLISRGANFVTQVLLRPGASDLTGSFRLYKKEVLEKLVEQCVSKGYVFQMEMIVRARQLGYTVGEVPISFVDRVYGESKLGGNEIVSFLKGLLTLFATT from the exons ATGGCGAGCAGGAGAGGTAATGCGAAGACCGGGGAGCAGTCTGACAAATATTCTGTTCTGCTGCCAACCTACAACGAGAGAGAAAACCTCCCATTGATTGTGTGGTTGCTGGTGAAGTACTTTGGCGAGAG TGGATACAACTACGAGATCATCGTGATTGATGATGGCAGTCCAGACGGGACGCTGCAGATCGCCGAGCAGCTGCAGAAGATCTACGGCGCTGACAAGATT CTCCTGAGACCGCGGGCAAAAAAACTGGGATTAG GAACGGCTTACATCCACGGCATTAAACACGCGTCTGGAAACTTTGTAATCATCATGGATGCAGATCTCTCTCATCAT CCAAAGTTTATCGCACAGTTCATTGA aaaacagaaAGAAGGTGGATATGACCTGGTGTCTGGAACAAGGTACAGAGGAGACGGTGGTGTATATGGATGGGATCTGCGCCGGAAACTGATCAG TCGAGGTGCAAACTTTGTAACGCAAGTCCTGCTCAGACCAGGAGCATCTGATCTCACGGGGAGTTTTAG GCTTTATAAGAAAGAGGTGCTTGAAAAATTAGTAGAGCAGTGTGTGTCAAAAGGCTATGTGTTCCAGATGGAGATGATTGTCCGTGCTAGACAACTGGGTTATACTGTTGGAGAG GTTCCTATTTCATTTGTGGACCGTGTTTATGGGGAGTCCAAATTGGGTGGAAATGAAATTGTCTCCTTCCTGAAAGGATTGCTCACTCTTTTTGCCACTACATGA
- the adnpb gene encoding activity-dependent neuroprotector homeobox b, translating into MFQLPVNNLSSLRKARKNVKKVLGDIGLEFCREHIDDYKEFVPNEFYIKNTTWDDVCMWDPSMTKSQDYRSKPFCCSGCTFSSKFFSAYKSHFRNVHSEDFENRILLNCPYCTYNGNKKTLETHIRLFHMPNNVMRQNAGGLQGAGVGLKDGARLDKTRDNIEQAVYYCKKCTYRDPLYNVVRKHIYREHFQHVAAPYLVRPGEKTTPANGTTAGSGTGSNADSGSTNSTSTAIHCKRCLFVPRTYEALVQHVIEDHERIGYQVTAMIGHTNVVVPRAKPVIMVSAKAQGDKGIIGVMPKGTVMTGVRPLSAQQLSRIVIPKGSLNSSGLLSGIHLKQGAFGLKPGTTQSLTIGGQQVQLSVPQQSQSSKPQLSASLRSSVSVSSSTSILKIPQLNSRVQAAATTVSSVTSKKGNSVIGTSYTQKWKICTICNELFPENVYSSHFEKEHKAEKVPAVANYIMKIHNFTSKCLYCNRYLPSDTLLNHMLIHGLSCPHCRATFNDVEKMVTHMRGVHPNESVGPRTESPLTFDLTLQQGNPKNVQLIVTTYNMRDAPEESVAFHAQNNALPPSLQVNKPVMPPVPKIPQDASDAIPPKATLQAAVPYKKDVGKTLCPLCFSILKGPISDSLAHHLRDRHQVIQTVHPVEKKLTYKCIHCLGVYTSNMTASTITLHLVHCRGVSKTQNGRPAPSARVAQAQGAGLKRAGLANFDQTEPKRRKSATDDQTGHSPPLSTDKQDEPVVFALDPKGYENESYETRKAFLTQYFNKQPYPTRREVEKLASSLWLWKSDIASHFSNRRRRCMLNCETLNTRVLLGFKMEDITDLQHPMNFESKCYFKNHNREHKRRTTRYRIGRSANAIRFRQKATTNGDLQQKHGTLARVSAKASLYSNGQKDIMGSNCSDSMKSTLKPGALVNSEPIAVDSDSDNEENVQTAQSLGRVEPETNDQVDGSDSDIGEDTHSENGYGSKDLLNETKRQKGECQSGITNKLEQSETQLTKQQV; encoded by the exons ATGTTTCAACTCCCAGTGAACAACCTCAGCAGTCTAAGGAAAGCTAGGAAGAATGTGAAAAAAGTGCTGGGTGACATTGGCTTGGAGTTTTGCAGGGAGCACATTGAT GACTATAAGGAATTTGTTCCCAATGAGTTCTACATTAAGAACACCACATGGGACGATGTGTGCATGTGGGATCCCTCAATGACCAAATCACAA GATTACCGCTCAAAGCCGTTCTGTTGTTCAGGATGTACATTCTCCTCCAAGTTTTTCTCCGCCTACAAGAGTCACTTTCGTAATGTGCACAGCGAGGACTTTGAAAACCGCATTCTCCTTAACTGCCCCTATTGCACTTACAATGGGAACAAAAAGACTTTGGAGACACACATCAGACTGTTTCATATGCCCAACAATGTCATGCGCCAGAATGCTGGAGGACTTCAGGGGGCAGGGGTTGGCTTGAAGGATGGTGCTCGTCTGGATAAGACACGCGACAATATAGAGCAAGCAGTGTACTACTGCAAGAAATGCACTTACAGGGACCCGCTGTATAATGTGGTGCGAAAGCATATCTACCGGGAACATTTCCAGCACGTAGCGGCACCGTACTTAGTGAGGCCTGGTGAGAAGACAACACCAGCCAATGGGACAACTGCAGGCTCTGGAACAGGAAGCAATGCTGATTCTGGTAGTACCAACAGTACGAGCACAGCCATCCACTGCAAACGGTGCCTCTTTGTACCTCGTACCTATGAAGCCCTTGTGCAGCATGTCATTGAGGACCATGAGCGCATTGGTTATCAAGTTACTGCTATGATTGGACACACCAATGTTGTGGTACCTCGGGCGAAGCCTGTGATTATGGTGTCCGCTAAAGCTCAGGGTGATAAGGGCATCATTGGTGTAATGCCAAAGGGTACAGTCATGACTGGAGTACGGCCTTTATCTGCTCAGCAGCTGAGTCGTATTGTTATTCCTAAAGGGAGTTTGAACTCAAGTGGGCTTCTGTCAGGTATTCACCTGAAGCAGGGGGCATTTGGTCTGAAGCCAGGGACTACACAATCCTTGACCATTGGGGGACAACAGGTGCAGCTTTCAGTCCCACAGCAGTCTCAATCAAGCAAACCGCAGCTTTCTGCTAGTCTTCGTAGTTCAGTTTCTGTATCATCATCCACTTCCATACTAAAGATTCCTCAACTGAACTCTCGAGTTCAGGCAGCAGCTACTACGGTGTCATCTGTTACTTCCAAGAAGGGCAACTCTGTCATCGGCACATCGTACACTCAAAAATGGAAGATCTGCACCATCTGCAATGAGCTCTTCCCAGAAAATGTGTATAGTTCGCATTTTGAAAAGGAGCACAAAGCGGAGAAGGTACCGGCGGTGGCCAACTACATCATGAAAATTCACAACTTTACTAGTAAATGCTTATACTGTAACCGGTACCTACCTAGCGACACACTTCTTAACCACATGTTGATACATGGCTTATCTTGCCCGCACTGCAGGGCCACGTTCAATGATGTGGAAAAAATGGTGACTCACATGCGAGGGGTGCATCCCAATGAATCTGTTGGGCCACGGACAGAATCCCCACTTACATTTGACCTCACGCTTCAGCAGGGAAATCCCAAGAATGTCCAGCTGATCGTCACCACATATAACATGCGGGATGCCCCAGAAGAATCGGTGGCATTTCACGCTCAAAACAATGCATTACCACCATCATTGCAGGTGAACAAACCGGTTATGCCACCAGTCCCAAAGATACCCCAAGATGCCTCAGACGCTATACCACCTAAGGCTACACTGCAAGCGGCTGTACCTTATAAGAAGGATGTAGGCAAAACACTTTGTCCTCTCTGCTTTTCAATTCTTAAGGGACCTATTTCAGATTCTCTAGCTCACCATTTGCGTGACCGCCATCAAGTTATACAAACGGTTCATCCTGTGGAGAAGAAGTTGACCTACAAATGCATCCATTGCCTTGGTGTCTACACTAGTAACATGACGGCTTCCACAATTACTTTGCATCTCGTGCACTGTCGTGGTGTCAGCAAAACTCAGAATGGACGACCTGCTCCATCCGCAAGAGTTGCACAGGCCCAGGGGGCTGGTCTCAAACGGGCAGGTTTAGCAAACTTCGACCAAACTGAGCCAAAGAGACGGAAATCTGCAACCGATGATCAGACTGGGCATAGCCCACCACTTTCAACTGACAAACAAGATGAACCTGTAGTCTTTGCCTTGGACCCGAAGGGTTACGAGAATGAGTCCTATGAGACACGAAAAGCTTTCCTCACTCAGTACTTCAACAAGCAGCCTTACCCCACTCGTCGAGAGGTGGAGAAGCTTGCGTCCAGTCTTTGGCTTTGGAAATCTGACATTGCGAGCCACTTCTCAAATCGAAGGAGGAGATGTATGCTGAATTGTGAGACCTTAAACACTCGGGTCCTGCTGGGATTTAAAATGGAAGACATTACAGATTTGCAACATCCCATGAACTTTGAGTCAAAGTGCTATTTCAAGAACCATAACCGTGAACATAAAAGACGAACTACTAGATATCGGATAGGCCGATCTGCCAATGCCATTCGCTTTCGGCAAAAAGCTACAACCAATGGTGACCTGCAGCAGAAGCATGGGACGCTAGCAAGGGTTTCCGCCAAAGCCTCACTCTACTCCAATGGTCAAAAGGACATCATGGGGAGCAACTGCAGTGATTCAATGAAGAGCACCTTAAAACCTGGAGCACTTGTCAATTCTGAACCAATTGCTGTGGACTCTGACAGTGATAATGAGGAGAATGTGCAGACTGCACAGTCACTTGGAAGGGTGGAACCAGAGACAAATGATCAAGTGGATGGGAGTGACTCTGACATCGGGGAGGACACCCACAGCGAAAACGGTTATGGGTCAAAAGACTTGTTAAATGAAACAAAACGGCAAAAGGGAGAGTGCCAGTCAGGTATCACAAACAAGCTTGAACAATCAGAGACCCAGTTAACCAAGCAACAGGTCTGA